Proteins found in one Sardina pilchardus chromosome 11, fSarPil1.1, whole genome shotgun sequence genomic segment:
- the LOC134096115 gene encoding ribonuclease-like 3: protein MSGQRLLFALGLLLSASLSAHSQSAAVKERYNKFVTQHINSNMNEYICDKEMRSRKITQTNSNNCKETNTFIQASAQLVKRICGEAGTHYRDNLFKSNQPFPIISCTHRGGARHPKCEYRGHKSTRYIAIACQDGWPVHYEDDDLVIVQQ, encoded by the coding sequence ATGAGTGGCCAGAGGTTGCTGTTTGCCCTGGGGCTTCTCCTGTCTGCCTCCCTGAGTGCCCACAGCCAGTCTGCAGCGGTGAAGGAGCGCTACAACAAGTTCGTCACCCAGCACATCAACAGCAACATGAACGAGTACATCTGCGACAAAGAGATGCGCTCGCGCAAGATCACCCAGACCAACAGCAACAACTGCAAGGAGACCAACACGTTCATCCAGGCCTCCGCCCAGCTGGTGAAGCGCATCTGCGGCGAGGCGGGCACACACTACCGTGACAACCTCTTCAAGAGCAACCAGCCCTTCCCCATCATCAGCTGCACACACCGCGGCGGGGCGCGCCACCCCAAGTGTGAGTACCGCGGCCACAAGAGCACGCGCTACATCGCCATCGCCTGCCAGGACGGCTGGCCAGTGCACTACGAGGACGACGACCTGGTCATTGTCCAGCAGTGA
- the LOC134095827 gene encoding drebrin-like protein isoform X2: protein MPRYCVFVLLCLISDQTNGNIYIPVMFCLSEALLISVILNIYCICTRKKRPLIQRCHRFSLFRRCALLMDEEANDQQDDQAHNGDVQYCSVTFQKRKTQQEDPENEQQPSERQKKTRQEDPENEQQPSERQKKTRQEDPENEQQPSEGQKLQAEESVYSDVKHFGWE, encoded by the exons ATGCCCAG gtactgtgtatttgtgttgctgtgtttgaTTTCAGATCAGACAAATGGAAACATATACATCCCTGTAATGTTCTGCCTGAGTGAAGCGTTGCTCATATCTGTAATATTGAATATCTACTGCATATGCACCAGGAAAAAGAGGCCTCTGATACAGCGCTGCCACA GATTCAGTCTTTTCAGACGTTGTGCCCTACTAATGGATGAGGAGGCCAATGATCAGCAGGATGATCAG GCCCATAATGGAGATGTGCAGTACTGCTCTGTGACCTTCcagaaaagaaagacacagcAAGAGGACCCAGAGAATGAGCAGCAGCcatcagagagacagaagaagacaCGACAAGAGGACCCAGAGAATGAGCAACAGCcatcagagagacagaagaagacaCGGCAAGAGGACCCAGAGAATGAGCAACAGCCATCAGAGGGACAGAAGTTGCAAGCTGAAGAGAGCGTGTATTCTGATGTAAAACATTTTGGATGGGAATAA
- the LOC134095827 gene encoding uncharacterized protein LOC134095827 isoform X1, which translates to MTFMLYCMLNSNHRVNCVDGSENICLVMNSSNITQCPDQTNGNIYIPVMFCLSEALLISVILNIYCICTRKKRPLIQRCHRFSLFRRCALLMDEEANDQQDDQAHNGDVQYCSVTFQKRKTQQEDPENEQQPSERQKKTRQEDPENEQQPSERQKKTRQEDPENEQQPSEGQKLQAEESVYSDVKHFGWE; encoded by the exons ATGACATTTatgctctactgtatgttgaatTCCAATCATCGAGTTAATTGTGTTGATGGTtctgaaaacatttgtttggTTATGAATTCAAGCAACATCACTCAATGCCCAG ATCAGACAAATGGAAACATATACATCCCTGTAATGTTCTGCCTGAGTGAAGCGTTGCTCATATCTGTAATATTGAATATCTACTGCATATGCACCAGGAAAAAGAGGCCTCTGATACAGCGCTGCCACA GATTCAGTCTTTTCAGACGTTGTGCCCTACTAATGGATGAGGAGGCCAATGATCAGCAGGATGATCAG GCCCATAATGGAGATGTGCAGTACTGCTCTGTGACCTTCcagaaaagaaagacacagcAAGAGGACCCAGAGAATGAGCAGCAGCcatcagagagacagaagaagacaCGACAAGAGGACCCAGAGAATGAGCAACAGCcatcagagagacagaagaagacaCGGCAAGAGGACCCAGAGAATGAGCAACAGCCATCAGAGGGACAGAAGTTGCAAGCTGAAGAGAGCGTGTATTCTGATGTAAAACATTTTGGATGGGAATAA